A DNA window from Pedobacter africanus contains the following coding sequences:
- a CDS encoding glycosyltransferase family 2 protein: MSTTPTYFEDVSLMVTHYNRSQSLERLLSEMKRVNCQFKEIVVSDDGSKQEHLDYIAQLKNNYDFKLVTTPKNKGLGNNLNKGQDAVETPYTLYIQEDFILLNNFASNLANGLALLKEHPDFDMVRFYAYNKYPYLKKCRDGFSEMLFKWWYPGLDKFAYYSDHPHLRRTTFPEKFGRYREGVSGDKTEFAMMMSFLKNKGKAFFYDAHKSALEQVNSAEEPSTMHRNRWRNSDNFFIRNLRTIYRYFNCYSGLFFRKF; this comes from the coding sequence ATGAGTACAACACCAACTTATTTTGAGGACGTTTCCTTAATGGTCACCCATTACAACAGGAGCCAGTCGTTAGAACGTTTGCTTTCAGAAATGAAACGTGTCAATTGCCAGTTTAAAGAGATTGTAGTTTCAGATGACGGCAGCAAACAGGAACATCTGGATTATATCGCTCAGCTTAAAAATAATTATGATTTTAAACTGGTAACTACACCAAAAAATAAAGGCTTGGGAAATAACCTGAATAAAGGGCAGGACGCAGTTGAAACCCCATACACACTTTACATTCAGGAAGATTTTATCTTGCTCAATAATTTTGCTTCAAACCTGGCCAATGGGTTGGCCTTGCTTAAGGAACATCCTGATTTTGATATGGTAAGGTTTTATGCCTACAACAAATATCCTTATCTGAAAAAATGCAGGGACGGTTTTTCGGAGATGCTTTTTAAATGGTGGTATCCGGGCCTGGATAAATTTGCTTATTACAGTGATCATCCCCACCTCAGGCGTACTACTTTTCCAGAAAAGTTTGGGCGTTACCGCGAAGGTGTATCCGGAGACAAGACTGAGTTTGCAATGATGATGTCGTTTTTGAAAAATAAAGGCAAGGCTTTTTTTTATGATGCCCATAAATCTGCACTTGAGCAGGTCAATTCAGCCGAAGAACCAAGTACCATGCACAGAAACAGGTGGAGAAACAGTGATAACTTCTTCATACGTAATTTGCGCACAATATACCGGTACTTTAATTGCTATTCAGGATTGTTTTTTAGAAAATTTTAA
- a CDS encoding glycosyltransferase — protein sequence MPDKIKGRDIIVVGQQPWDTEIGSNCKNIALEFSKDNRVLYINSPLDRITLYRSKNDPKTQKRLEIIKGKQEGLIQIEQQLWNYYPDCMVESINWIGSTRIFDFFNRLNNVKLAKSIAKAISELNFKDFILFNDNEIFKGFYLNDFLKPAVSIYYSRDYMVAVDYWKKHGEKLEPQLIAKNDICVANSTFLAQYCQKYNPNSYYVGQGCELDIFFPEKAKDLPADLSGLKRPLIGYVGALQSIRLDIELIEYIAFARPEWTIVLVGPENEVFKNSGLHQLGNVIFTGAKAVAELPDYINAFDVCINPQLVNEVTIGNYPRKIDEYLAIGKPVVATNTKAMETFKDFVYLAASKDDYVTLIEKALKDDSEQEQHKRREFALGHTWENSVSAIYQAVIGTGK from the coding sequence ATGCCGGACAAGATTAAGGGAAGAGATATTATTGTTGTTGGACAGCAGCCCTGGGATACGGAAATTGGAAGTAATTGCAAAAATATTGCCCTGGAATTTAGTAAAGACAACAGGGTTCTGTATATCAACTCGCCGCTGGACAGGATTACTTTATACAGAAGTAAAAATGACCCTAAAACTCAGAAGCGCCTGGAAATTATCAAAGGAAAGCAAGAAGGCCTCATCCAAATTGAACAACAGCTCTGGAATTATTATCCAGATTGTATGGTTGAATCTATAAACTGGATTGGAAGTACCCGCATATTTGATTTTTTTAACAGGTTAAACAATGTTAAACTGGCAAAATCTATTGCAAAAGCCATATCAGAATTGAATTTTAAGGATTTTATCCTGTTTAATGACAATGAGATATTTAAAGGTTTTTACCTGAATGATTTTCTAAAACCGGCAGTCAGCATTTATTATTCCCGTGATTATATGGTTGCTGTTGATTACTGGAAGAAGCATGGTGAAAAACTGGAGCCCCAACTGATTGCAAAAAATGATATTTGTGTAGCCAATTCAACATTTCTGGCCCAATACTGTCAAAAATACAACCCCAATTCTTATTATGTAGGTCAGGGCTGCGAACTTGATATTTTCTTTCCAGAGAAAGCCAAGGATCTCCCTGCTGATCTGTCGGGCTTAAAAAGACCTTTAATAGGTTATGTTGGTGCGCTGCAAAGCATACGGCTGGATATTGAACTGATTGAATATATTGCATTTGCACGTCCCGAATGGACTATTGTACTGGTAGGGCCAGAAAACGAAGTTTTCAAAAACAGCGGTTTGCACCAATTGGGCAATGTTATCTTTACCGGCGCCAAAGCCGTTGCCGAATTACCAGATTATATCAATGCCTTTGACGTTTGTATCAATCCGCAACTGGTAAATGAAGTAACGATAGGGAATTACCCGCGGAAGATTGACGAATACCTGGCCATTGGCAAGCCTGTGGTTGCTACAAATACCAAAGCAATGGAAACATTTAAAGATTTCGTTTATCTTGCAGCATCTAAAGATGATTATGTAACCCTGATAGAAAAAGCCCTTAAAGATGACAGTGAGCAGGAGCAGCACAAAAGAAGGGAATTTGCACTGGGGCACACCTGGGAAAATAGTGTTTCCGCAATTTATCAGGCAGTAATCGGTACAGGTAAATGA
- a CDS encoding glycosyltransferase: MTRLFLILFFTVQVLVAASLMFPFLLYLFNFFRKKFRAGIAASSDPDYAVIVTAYQQTGLIPAVVDSILKSNYQNYMVYVVADACDISGLNFSDERVVVLRPEETLSSNTRSHFYAIRNFKRAHEYLTIIDSDNLVEPDYFNELNKYFLNGFIAVQGVRKAKNLNTSYACLDEAGDMYYRFIDRKLLFESGSSASLAGSGMAFTTAFYRECLELLNIEGAGFDKVLQMEILNRGMRIAFAETAVVYDEKTSKSDQLVNQRARWINTWFKYAGKGIVLAIRGLANLNWNQFLCGLVFSRPPLFIVAALTMLSIIIDFFIFPEFLLLWLAAVLCFLFIFFKALSYFKAPRVIYTALSRIPVFMFLQVISLFKAKRANQISTATVHYYESNINDLEKKDTP, from the coding sequence ATGACGAGATTGTTCCTTATTCTTTTCTTTACTGTACAGGTTCTGGTTGCCGCTAGTTTGATGTTTCCGTTTTTGCTTTACCTCTTTAATTTTTTCAGAAAAAAATTCAGGGCAGGTATTGCGGCAAGCTCCGATCCGGATTATGCAGTTATTGTAACAGCCTATCAGCAAACCGGGTTGATCCCGGCGGTAGTGGATTCTATATTGAAATCAAACTACCAAAATTATATGGTGTATGTGGTAGCCGATGCCTGTGACATTAGCGGGCTCAACTTTTCTGACGAACGGGTTGTAGTACTCCGGCCAGAAGAGACCCTTTCAAGTAACACCAGGTCACACTTTTATGCCATCAGGAATTTTAAAAGAGCACATGAGTATTTGACAATTATTGATAGCGATAACCTTGTTGAGCCAGATTATTTTAATGAATTGAACAAATATTTCCTGAACGGTTTTATAGCTGTTCAGGGCGTAAGAAAGGCCAAAAACCTGAATACCAGTTATGCGTGTCTGGATGAAGCGGGTGATATGTATTACAGGTTTATTGATCGTAAACTGTTGTTTGAAAGCGGTTCGTCAGCATCACTTGCAGGTTCGGGAATGGCATTTACTACCGCCTTTTACAGGGAATGCCTGGAATTGTTGAACATTGAAGGCGCTGGTTTTGATAAGGTGCTGCAAATGGAAATTCTAAATCGTGGCATGAGGATTGCCTTTGCGGAAACCGCTGTGGTTTATGATGAAAAAACCTCCAAATCAGACCAATTGGTAAATCAGCGGGCAAGATGGATCAACACCTGGTTTAAATACGCAGGGAAAGGTATTGTGTTGGCTATAAGGGGTTTAGCAAATCTAAACTGGAACCAGTTTTTATGCGGTCTGGTATTCTCCAGGCCACCCTTGTTTATCGTTGCAGCATTAACAATGCTCAGTATAATCATTGATTTTTTTATATTTCCGGAGTTTCTTTTGCTTTGGCTGGCTGCAGTATTGTGTTTCCTGTTTATTTTCTTTAAGGCATTAAGCTATTTCAAAGCGCCGCGTGTTATTTACACAGCACTGAGCCGGATCCCTGTGTTTATGTTCCTGCAGGTGATTTCCCTGTTTAAAGCAAAACGGGCAAATCAGATATCCACTGCCACCGTTCATTACTATGAAAGTAACATCAACGATCTGGAAAAAAAGGACACACCATGA
- a CDS encoding glycosyltransferase family 4 protein, producing the protein MSTNKKIRILHAIRQGKVGGGETHVLDLVNALDKDHFESVILSFTEGPMVDKLRADGFKTYVVHTEKPFDFKVWTAVKGIVANEGINLIHAHGTRANSNTFYAARSLKIPLIYTVHGWSFHPDQSKLVKMIRTQSERLLVSLANKTICVSKSNLEEGKRKFNMPRATVIVNGINQVKFNPDKAYRDVRAELGVDKDLILVGYVARITAQKAPLTFLKAIAELPENLPVKFLIVGDGDLKPQMLALASELKLNSRIIFQDFRSDIPDVLAAVDIFCLPSLWEGLPIALLEAMAMKKAIVASEIDGINDLIVHMKNGLLVPVLKPGLLKDALETLVSDAGLRERLGKEAGATVNEKYNVQLMTENIASVYRQVLQEFATKTKA; encoded by the coding sequence ATGAGCACAAATAAAAAGATCAGGATTTTACACGCCATCAGGCAGGGGAAAGTAGGAGGTGGCGAAACCCATGTACTGGATTTGGTAAATGCACTCGATAAAGATCATTTTGAATCGGTTATATTGTCTTTTACAGAAGGTCCAATGGTAGATAAGCTGCGTGCCGATGGTTTTAAAACCTATGTTGTGCATACTGAAAAGCCCTTTGATTTTAAGGTATGGACCGCCGTAAAGGGAATTGTGGCAAATGAAGGAATAAACCTTATTCATGCCCATGGCACCCGTGCAAATTCAAACACATTTTATGCTGCCAGATCACTAAAAATTCCATTGATCTATACCGTTCATGGCTGGTCTTTTCATCCAGACCAAAGTAAACTGGTGAAAATGATCAGGACGCAAAGTGAACGTTTGCTGGTTTCCCTGGCTAATAAAACCATTTGTGTGTCAAAAAGCAATCTGGAAGAGGGCAAAAGAAAATTCAATATGCCGCGTGCCACTGTAATTGTCAACGGCATTAACCAGGTAAAGTTTAACCCGGATAAGGCATATAGGGATGTTAGGGCTGAACTCGGAGTTGATAAAGATCTAATCCTGGTCGGATATGTGGCAAGAATTACCGCTCAAAAGGCACCTTTAACTTTTTTAAAGGCTATCGCTGAGTTGCCTGAGAACCTGCCGGTCAAATTCCTGATCGTAGGAGATGGGGACCTTAAGCCACAAATGCTGGCCCTTGCCAGCGAATTGAAATTGAATTCGAGGATTATCTTTCAGGATTTCAGGAGTGATATTCCTGATGTATTGGCAGCAGTAGATATTTTTTGCCTGCCATCCTTATGGGAAGGATTGCCTATTGCCTTACTTGAAGCGATGGCGATGAAAAAAGCCATTGTTGCGTCAGAAATTGACGGGATTAATGACCTCATTGTACACATGAAAAATGGCCTGCTGGTACCGGTTTTAAAACCAGGCCTGTTAAAAGATGCCCTTGAAACTTTGGTGAGCGATGCCGGTTTAAGAGAAAGACTGGGAAAGGAAGCTGGGGCAACTGTAAATGAAAAGTACAACGTTCAGCTGATGACGGAAAACATAGCGTCGGTTTACAGGCAGGTACTTCAGGAATTTGCCACTAAAACAAAAGCATAG
- a CDS encoding glycosyltransferase codes for MRPFSIPGGISAINKGKAELLDKIPEIAKNFSKINSDTPLISIVIPAYNEEENILKTLYSLSLTNSKHGIEVIVVNNNSVDETESLALACNVTCIKETKQGITNARNGGLAHARGTYLVNADADTIYPPNWIDDMVSPLLKNEGICLTYGKFSFVPTAGTPRSVYFFYEYLSDFNRKICQLFKEEALNVYGFNSACRRQQCVDVDGFNHPPQTNEDGWLAIKLRTKGYGKLHWVTHNRSIVWTTDRRIQLDGGFFKATFDRLVKNLSFKHMKRST; via the coding sequence ATGAGACCATTTTCCATTCCTGGAGGAATATCAGCCATTAATAAGGGAAAAGCCGAACTGCTGGACAAAATACCGGAAATTGCCAAAAATTTCAGTAAGATCAACAGTGATACCCCGCTAATTTCGATTGTGATCCCCGCCTATAATGAGGAAGAAAATATTCTTAAAACATTGTATTCACTATCACTCACTAATTCGAAACATGGAATTGAAGTAATTGTGGTAAACAACAATTCTGTTGATGAAACAGAAAGCCTGGCCCTGGCCTGCAATGTAACCTGTATAAAAGAAACCAAGCAGGGCATTACCAATGCCAGGAATGGCGGCCTTGCCCACGCCAGAGGCACCTATCTTGTTAATGCGGATGCAGATACCATCTATCCGCCCAACTGGATTGATGACATGGTTAGCCCTTTACTAAAAAATGAAGGTATTTGTTTAACCTATGGCAAGTTTTCTTTTGTTCCAACTGCAGGCACCCCCAGATCTGTTTACTTCTTTTACGAGTACCTGTCAGATTTCAACAGAAAAATCTGCCAGTTGTTCAAGGAAGAGGCTTTAAATGTATATGGATTTAATTCTGCCTGCCGGCGGCAACAATGTGTGGATGTAGATGGTTTTAACCATCCTCCCCAAACCAACGAGGATGGATGGCTGGCCATTAAGCTGCGAACTAAAGGGTATGGCAAACTACATTGGGTAACACATAACAGAAGTATAGTGTGGACTACCGACCGGCGTATACAGCTTGACGGTGGTTTTTTTAAAGCAACATTTGATCGCCTGGTTAAAAACCTGAGTTTTAAACATATGAAGAGAAGTACTTAA
- a CDS encoding acyltransferase family protein, whose product MKVVKLEAIRGFVAFYVVIHHLILFTPLYSSTPEFLKLLFRFGREAVLIFFLLSGFVICLSMQKNGKDSFYRYFKKRFLRIYPILLMTFLLSTVVFWANGYQFSFTDVKNLVGNLLQFQRMEDEPGFKLPTFLNNYPLWSLAYEWWFYMLFFPLFHLFRKMGGNRKLRGIYTLTAIAVVAWLLFLVLPDHFFLVLNFFLLWWAGYYCAEIYLESGTFSWKDLLPVLGSLFFLSALIGLPVAKALLLDHKSIAQINSQYPLTNYLYHFVEAFLFILIGKIWWQFKLYGFDFLLGAFARLAPISYALYVVHFPIIQLEIPVIDHIYGVLVIKSILIFGVAYLLELKFQPWVISKYKLMEKFF is encoded by the coding sequence ATGAAAGTAGTTAAATTAGAAGCAATACGCGGTTTTGTAGCCTTTTATGTAGTCATACATCATTTGATCCTATTTACCCCACTGTACAGCAGCACACCAGAATTCTTAAAATTGCTTTTCAGATTTGGTAGAGAAGCTGTACTGATATTCTTTTTGCTTTCTGGTTTTGTAATCTGCCTCTCGATGCAAAAGAACGGCAAGGACAGTTTTTACCGGTATTTTAAAAAAAGGTTTTTAAGGATCTATCCTATCCTGCTCATGACTTTCCTGCTATCTACAGTCGTGTTCTGGGCAAACGGTTACCAGTTTTCTTTCACTGACGTCAAAAACCTTGTGGGTAACCTGCTCCAGTTTCAAAGAATGGAAGATGAGCCTGGCTTTAAGCTCCCTACTTTTCTTAACAATTACCCGCTTTGGTCGCTTGCCTACGAATGGTGGTTTTATATGCTTTTTTTCCCTTTGTTCCATTTGTTCAGAAAAATGGGGGGCAATAGGAAGCTTAGGGGTATTTATACTTTAACAGCAATAGCTGTGGTAGCCTGGCTACTGTTCCTGGTTTTGCCGGATCATTTTTTCCTGGTACTGAACTTTTTCCTATTGTGGTGGGCCGGCTACTACTGTGCAGAAATTTACCTGGAAAGCGGAACCTTTAGCTGGAAAGATCTGTTACCTGTTTTGGGCAGTTTGTTTTTCCTGTCGGCCTTAATTGGCCTGCCTGTAGCCAAGGCCTTATTGCTGGACCACAAGAGCATAGCTCAAATTAACAGTCAATACCCACTCACCAATTACCTGTATCACTTTGTCGAAGCATTTTTATTTATCCTGATCGGAAAAATATGGTGGCAGTTTAAATTGTATGGCTTCGACTTTCTGCTTGGCGCATTTGCCCGGCTTGCACCAATTTCATACGCACTGTATGTAGTACATTTCCCAATCATTCAGCTGGAAATACCCGTTATTGATCATATTTATGGCGTACTGGTTATTAAATCTATACTCATTTTTGGAGTAGCTTATTTGCTGGAATTGAAATTTCAGCCCTGGGTTATCAGTAAGTATAAATTAATGGAAAAATTTTTCTAG
- a CDS encoding oligosaccharide flippase family protein encodes MRLINKLLSAARNIHFQSLVGNGIMSVFGMLTVAILYRALSLTDIGIYVFFMTVLGLIDTIRSGFLTNAFIKFYSGTEPKRANEVAGSAWGLAIAITVVCIVLNVITFFASRYITNESIILFLKYFSLISIATLPSFMANLAVQGDKRFDRLLWMRLINQVLFTGSVIVLTILKKSTLITVIWAYIGSNFIASIVILFLGWTKLGTLRYFSMDSFKEIFHFGKYSMATSVSSNLFNVTNTFFINFFIGPAGLAVYNLGGRLIQIVEIPLLSFAASGMPSLSGYYNQNKKEEMMYVMKKMVGMLTIVIAGIAVLSIIFANPVILLLGGEKYLHTEAPNLFRIFMTMAILYPADRFFGLTIDVIHMPKINFYKIIVMLVINLVANYVGVSIFHSIYGIAFAGIFPMLFAIIFTYIPLNNYSKFNFWSVYVVGYKEVILFIRQLYSNLTGKEKAANY; translated from the coding sequence ATGAGGTTGATCAATAAGCTGCTCTCTGCTGCCAGAAACATACATTTCCAGTCTCTTGTTGGCAATGGGATCATGTCTGTTTTTGGAATGCTTACCGTAGCCATCCTATATCGTGCCCTGTCGCTTACCGATATCGGTATCTATGTTTTTTTTATGACTGTTCTGGGCCTTATAGATACCATCAGGTCTGGCTTTCTTACCAATGCTTTCATCAAGTTTTACTCCGGTACCGAGCCAAAACGGGCAAACGAAGTAGCAGGCTCTGCCTGGGGCCTTGCCATTGCCATTACCGTGGTTTGTATTGTGCTAAATGTAATCACTTTTTTTGCATCCAGGTACATTACCAACGAAAGCATCATTCTTTTTCTTAAATATTTCTCCCTGATTTCTATTGCTACTTTACCTTCTTTTATGGCTAATCTTGCAGTACAGGGCGATAAAAGGTTCGACAGACTTTTATGGATGCGGCTCATTAACCAGGTTTTATTTACCGGCAGCGTAATCGTTTTAACCATTTTAAAGAAATCAACACTGATCACGGTAATCTGGGCCTATATAGGTTCCAATTTTATAGCGAGTATTGTTATTTTGTTTCTGGGCTGGACCAAGCTGGGTACACTTCGCTACTTCAGTATGGATAGTTTTAAAGAGATTTTTCATTTTGGTAAGTACAGCATGGCAACCAGTGTCAGTTCAAACCTGTTTAATGTTACCAATACCTTCTTTATCAACTTTTTTATTGGCCCGGCAGGATTGGCAGTGTATAACCTTGGGGGGCGCCTGATCCAGATTGTGGAAATTCCTCTACTTAGTTTTGCTGCCTCTGGTATGCCAAGTTTATCTGGCTATTACAACCAGAATAAAAAAGAGGAGATGATGTATGTGATGAAAAAAATGGTGGGCATGCTTACTATAGTGATTGCCGGTATTGCGGTTTTGTCCATCATTTTTGCAAACCCAGTTATTTTATTGCTGGGAGGCGAAAAATACCTGCATACAGAGGCCCCAAACCTGTTCCGGATTTTTATGACCATGGCTATTTTGTACCCGGCTGATAGGTTTTTTGGACTGACTATAGACGTTATCCATATGCCAAAAATAAATTTTTATAAAATTATAGTGATGCTGGTCATTAACCTTGTGGCCAACTATGTAGGGGTATCCATCTTTCATTCCATTTATGGTATCGCTTTTGCTGGCATATTCCCCATGTTGTTTGCCATTATTTTTACGTATATTCCGCTTAACAACTACTCCAAATTTAATTTCTGGAGTGTGTACGTGGTTGGATATAAAGAGGTAATTTTGTTTATCAGGCAGCTTTACAGCAACCTTACAGGAAAAGAAAAGGCCGCAAACTATTAA
- a CDS encoding glycosyltransferase family 8 protein, whose translation MKKEHISIVVASDNHYSILIAALLKSIDVNHHTDEHIDFHIIDDGISSKTKEKIQTIADPSRITIKWFNSKKIIPDSIVIPVDNSAFPLTVYLRVFSPYVVDKDVEKLIYLDVDTIVQDDISKLWNTPLGDYIAGAVQDVGKTMDCEWGGVPNYKELGFTADTKYFNSGVLMINAKRWREENYSAQVISALSKYKEHVRLADQYGLNVVLANKWLELDPKWNWFAFKENEDPSIVHFLDIKPIFTSYNSKEVYREEFFRYLSMTPWKNFKPISGNKRNIRKIYNKIKKAFLKL comes from the coding sequence ATGAAAAAAGAGCACATCTCAATTGTTGTAGCAAGTGACAATCATTATTCCATTCTAATTGCTGCACTTTTAAAATCCATAGATGTAAACCATCATACGGACGAGCATATAGATTTTCATATTATTGATGATGGTATTTCAAGCAAAACCAAGGAGAAGATCCAAACCATTGCAGATCCTTCCAGGATTACCATTAAATGGTTTAACAGCAAAAAAATTATACCAGATAGCATTGTAATACCTGTAGATAATTCTGCTTTTCCACTTACTGTGTATTTGCGGGTATTTTCGCCCTATGTGGTTGACAAGGATGTAGAAAAGCTAATTTATCTCGATGTAGATACCATTGTTCAGGACGATATCTCTAAATTGTGGAATACACCTTTAGGCGATTATATTGCCGGGGCCGTACAGGATGTTGGCAAAACAATGGATTGCGAATGGGGTGGGGTACCCAATTATAAAGAATTGGGCTTTACTGCAGATACCAAATATTTTAATTCGGGTGTTTTAATGATCAATGCTAAACGGTGGAGAGAAGAAAATTATTCTGCACAGGTAATTTCGGCTTTAAGCAAGTACAAGGAGCATGTAAGACTGGCAGATCAATATGGTTTAAACGTTGTTTTGGCCAATAAATGGCTCGAGCTGGATCCGAAGTGGAACTGGTTCGCTTTTAAAGAAAATGAAGATCCGTCCATTGTCCATTTCCTGGATATTAAACCTATATTTACTTCTTATAATTCTAAAGAAGTATACAGGGAAGAGTTTTTCAGGTATTTATCAATGACGCCATGGAAAAACTTTAAGCCAATTAGCGGTAACAAAAGAAACATCCGCAAGATTTATAACAAAATAAAGAAGGCTTTTTTAAAGCTTTAA
- a CDS encoding pectate lyase family protein gives MTTGLKLLALPALIALVSFSACKKNPIITEQPQVVTPETPGKPGKDTTTTTPVPPVTNVRYIPFGTGSGNLVIDGSTFSLQCNDVILIQGGSYKSITIKNINTGCPIKVQNKGLVEVTGNSDHWNLSNVSNLTISGTGDANIAKGFVSRDNDQHRSIILSGKINDLTIENFAFKNIGDYVVYFVYSDVVYSPSDPNTYTNNLKFLNIDCDNTSTFLQIDGGSENGVLTRLVKNLEIGYLNFKNSNCGNIIFVGNADDYNIHHNTVTDINSTNNNHNGIFTIKGSGSFHHNLIRNHQGNAIRAWSRSLGTTPKNILIYNNTVVNSRKYSAFEVQSFANEISAGKTTYANVKVYDNICGDLNLSKDWVGVILDIYSLAGGSCEVYNNIGFNFPAPSPASKFTNTQANTASTVTNNTYYNSAQEAGISNINSLAIQK, from the coding sequence ATGACGACAGGTTTAAAACTATTGGCACTGCCAGCATTAATCGCTCTTGTTTCCTTTTCAGCGTGCAAAAAGAACCCGATAATTACAGAGCAGCCACAGGTTGTTACACCTGAAACCCCAGGTAAACCAGGAAAAGATACTACCACCACCACACCCGTACCCCCTGTTACAAACGTAAGGTACATTCCTTTTGGTACAGGATCTGGAAATCTGGTAATTGATGGTTCAACTTTTAGCCTGCAATGTAATGATGTTATTTTGATACAAGGTGGTTCTTATAAAAGCATTACCATAAAAAACATCAATACCGGATGCCCTATTAAAGTTCAGAACAAAGGGCTTGTAGAGGTAACCGGAAATTCAGACCACTGGAATCTTTCAAATGTAAGCAACCTTACCATTTCAGGAACAGGAGATGCTAACATTGCAAAAGGTTTTGTATCAAGGGATAATGACCAACACCGCTCGATCATCTTATCCGGAAAAATAAACGACCTGACCATCGAAAACTTTGCTTTCAAGAATATAGGCGACTATGTGGTATACTTTGTGTATTCAGATGTAGTGTATTCACCATCAGATCCTAACACCTATACCAATAACCTGAAATTTTTGAATATAGACTGCGATAACACCTCTACGTTTTTGCAAATAGACGGCGGATCTGAAAACGGGGTACTTACCCGCCTGGTAAAAAACCTGGAAATAGGCTACCTGAATTTCAAGAACTCTAATTGCGGCAACATTATTTTTGTAGGCAATGCCGACGATTACAATATCCACCACAATACAGTAACCGACATCAACAGCACCAACAACAACCACAACGGTATCTTTACCATAAAAGGAAGCGGTTCTTTCCACCATAACCTCATCAGAAACCACCAGGGAAATGCCATCAGGGCGTGGTCCAGAAGTTTGGGCACCACACCTAAAAATATATTAATTTATAACAATACGGTGGTGAACTCAAGAAAGTACTCTGCATTTGAGGTGCAATCTTTTGCCAACGAGATTTCGGCCGGAAAAACCACCTATGCAAATGTTAAAGTGTACGACAACATTTGCGGCGACCTGAATTTGAGCAAAGACTGGGTTGGTGTTATTCTCGACATTTACAGCCTGGCTGGCGGTTCGTGTGAGGTATACAACAACATAGGCTTTAATTTCCCGGCCCCTAGCCCGGCAAGTAAATTTACAAACACACAAGCCAATACAGCCTCTACTGTGACCAACAACACCTATTACAATAGTGCTCAGGAGGCGGGCATATCGAACATAAACTCGCTTGCAATACAGAAATAA
- a CDS encoding gluconate 2-dehydrogenase subunit 3 family protein has translation MNRRTYLKGIGAALTLGLVSVPAYKWISMNRPVNAAVLKEKEHLIAELAELIIPETDTPGAKRAGVAAYIIGVMGNCMDVRQQNKFVGGIEKLEEYCLAHYEKEFLMCSESQKQEVLTYFADHDGYPFAILNKINNKFLGGSFYNTLKNLTVEGYCTSMLGATQGLAYDYIPGTFEACIPLRPGQKSWATK, from the coding sequence TTGAACAGAAGAACTTATTTAAAGGGCATTGGTGCTGCACTTACTTTAGGGTTGGTGTCTGTTCCTGCTTATAAATGGATAAGCATGAACAGACCTGTAAATGCTGCTGTTTTAAAAGAAAAAGAACACCTTATTGCTGAGTTGGCCGAACTGATCATTCCTGAAACAGATACCCCTGGTGCAAAACGTGCCGGTGTGGCTGCCTATATTATTGGTGTGATGGGCAATTGTATGGATGTGAGACAGCAAAATAAGTTTGTAGGCGGAATTGAGAAACTCGAGGAGTATTGTCTGGCACATTATGAAAAGGAATTCCTAATGTGCAGCGAATCCCAGAAACAGGAAGTTTTAACTTATTTTGCAGATCATGATGGTTATCCATTTGCTATACTGAATAAAATAAACAACAAATTTTTAGGTGGCTCATTTTACAATACACTAAAGAATTTAACCGTTGAAGGCTATTGCACTTCTATGCTTGGGGCAACCCAAGGGCTTGCCTACGACTATATTCCGGGAACATTTGAAGCCTGCATCCCGCTTAGGCCAGGTCAAAAATCGTGGGCTACAAAATAA